In one Neobacillus sp. WH10 genomic region, the following are encoded:
- a CDS encoding pseudouridine synthase produces the protein MRIDKMLANLGYGSRKEVKQLLKNGAVKIDDVVVKDAKQHVDIAKQSVTLNGEVIEYREFIYLMMNKPQGVLSATEDSACETVIDLLELEDLVYEPFPVGRLDKDTEGLLLITNDGQLAHRLLSPKKHVPKTYFAVIDGEVTEADIDAFSRGVTLDDGYETKPGELKILKSGIRSDIELTITEGKFHQVKRMFQAVGKRVVYLQRISMGPLALDETLELGEYRELTDEEVELLREYQVK, from the coding sequence TTGAGAATTGATAAGATGCTAGCCAATCTCGGCTACGGCAGCCGCAAGGAAGTTAAGCAGCTGCTGAAAAATGGAGCTGTTAAAATAGACGATGTTGTGGTCAAGGATGCTAAGCAGCACGTCGATATTGCTAAACAATCCGTTACCTTAAATGGCGAAGTGATTGAATACAGGGAATTTATTTATCTAATGATGAACAAGCCGCAAGGAGTGCTGTCTGCGACTGAAGATAGTGCTTGCGAAACGGTGATTGATTTATTGGAGCTAGAGGACCTAGTGTATGAGCCTTTCCCGGTCGGCAGGCTAGATAAGGATACAGAGGGATTACTGCTTATCACCAATGACGGACAATTGGCTCATCGTTTGCTTTCTCCTAAAAAGCATGTGCCTAAGACCTATTTTGCTGTAATTGATGGGGAAGTAACAGAAGCGGATATTGATGCCTTTAGTCGAGGGGTGACCTTGGACGACGGTTACGAAACAAAGCCAGGCGAATTGAAAATCTTAAAATCTGGTATCCGTTCCGATATTGAGCTAACCATCACGGAAGGCAAATTCCATCAAGTAAAAAGAATGTTCCAAGCCGTTGGGAAAAGGGTTGTATACCTTCAGCGGATCTCGATGGGACCTCTTGCATTAGATGAAACACTCGAGCTTGGTGAATACCGGGAATTAACAGACGAAGAAGTTGAATTATTGAGAGAGTATCAAGTGAAATAG
- a CDS encoding polysaccharide biosynthesis protein — protein sequence MQSKLLRGTFILTFGTIFSKVIGLIYVIPFFQIVGREGTTLYQYSYVPYTIFISIATAGVPLAVSKFISKYNALEEYAVGRKLFKSGLVIMLLTGIMAFLVMYLAAPTLAEMSVGDEKANLDNVTTVMRAVSFALIVVPFMSLIRGFFQGHQSMGPSALSQVVEQIVRIAFTLLGAFAVLHIFHGTMVTAVSVATFAAFIGAIGGLIVLFWYWYKRKPYLDELLTHDKGTIDISLKEIYKEIIIYAFPFVLVGIANPLFQAIDQFTFKQAMEAIGKKEFAESFFSILNFESHKIVIIPVSLATAFSLTLVPSITKAFVEGERASLNHQLNQTFQVLLFLTLPASIGLSLLAEPVYTVFYQHDLIGTEVLRAYAPVAILFSLYSVTAAILQGINEQRFTVLSLLVGLLIKLSLNIPLIKLMETRGAVLATALGYTAAILINLIVIKAYARYPFRLVWRRSLLIIIFAGLMWVGTEIMYKILLLFLSPASKIQSVLIILICALVGAGIYFYFGLKSGLTTRLFGDKIDRLLTKLKLPKRGGSIEN from the coding sequence ATGCAATCTAAGCTTTTAAGAGGAACATTTATATTAACATTCGGAACCATCTTCTCAAAGGTGATTGGTTTAATTTACGTTATTCCATTCTTTCAAATTGTCGGTAGGGAAGGGACAACCCTTTATCAATATTCCTATGTTCCCTATACCATTTTTATAAGTATCGCAACAGCCGGTGTACCGCTAGCTGTTTCAAAATTTATTTCAAAATATAACGCCCTTGAGGAATATGCAGTTGGCAGGAAACTGTTTAAATCGGGTTTAGTGATCATGCTGCTAACAGGGATTATGGCCTTTTTAGTAATGTATCTCGCTGCACCTACATTAGCTGAAATGAGTGTAGGCGATGAAAAGGCAAATTTAGATAATGTCACGACTGTTATGCGGGCTGTCAGCTTTGCGTTGATTGTTGTTCCGTTTATGAGTCTCATTAGAGGATTCTTTCAAGGGCACCAATCAATGGGTCCGTCCGCACTCTCACAGGTAGTAGAACAAATCGTAAGGATTGCCTTTACCCTTTTAGGTGCTTTTGCTGTCTTACATATTTTTCATGGAACGATGGTAACAGCCGTTAGTGTGGCTACGTTTGCTGCCTTTATTGGCGCAATTGGCGGCCTCATTGTTTTATTCTGGTATTGGTACAAAAGAAAACCTTATTTAGACGAACTACTTACACATGATAAAGGGACAATTGATATTTCGCTTAAGGAAATTTATAAGGAAATCATCATTTATGCCTTTCCGTTTGTATTAGTAGGGATTGCCAACCCTTTATTTCAGGCGATTGATCAATTTACCTTTAAGCAGGCCATGGAAGCTATTGGGAAAAAGGAATTTGCGGAATCCTTCTTTTCTATTTTGAATTTTGAATCCCATAAGATAGTAATTATTCCTGTATCACTAGCAACGGCCTTTTCACTAACACTCGTACCAAGTATTACGAAGGCCTTCGTTGAAGGGGAAAGAGCAAGCCTAAACCATCAGTTAAATCAGACATTTCAGGTGCTGCTATTTTTAACTTTACCTGCTTCCATAGGTCTTTCATTATTGGCAGAACCTGTTTATACGGTGTTTTATCAACATGATTTAATAGGTACTGAAGTGTTAAGAGCATACGCACCTGTTGCCATTCTCTTTTCCTTATATTCTGTCACCGCAGCAATATTACAAGGAATCAATGAACAGCGATTTACGGTGTTAAGTTTACTTGTTGGCTTGTTAATAAAATTGTCCCTTAATATTCCGTTAATTAAACTGATGGAAACAAGAGGGGCTGTTTTAGCGACAGCACTTGGATATACTGCAGCAATTCTCATCAATTTGATCGTAATTAAAGCATACGCACGCTATCCATTCCGACTAGTTTGGAGGAGGAGCCTGCTGATTATCATTTTTGCGGGATTAATGTGGGTAGGCACAGAAATAATGTATAAAATATTATTGTTATTCCTTTCACCTGCATCAAAGATTCAATCTGTTTTGATTATTTTAATATGTGCTCTAGTCGGTGCTGGAATATATTTTTATTTTGGCTTAAAATCAGGACTTACCACTCGCTTATTCGGAGATAAAATTGATCGTTTATTGACAAAACTAAAGCTGCCAAAAAGGGGTGGAAGTATTGAGAATTGA
- a CDS encoding NAD(P)/FAD-dependent oxidoreductase: MEYDIIVIGGGPSGLMAAIAAGEKGAKVLLIDKGDKLGRKLAISGGGRCNVTNRLPVEEIIKHLPGNGRFLYSAFSIFSNEDIITFFEKLGVALKEEDHGRMFPVSNKAQSVVDALLEQLEKLKVKIFKNCPVADVIYENGHVSAVMLKDGQKIGAKSIVIAVGGKSVPHTGSTGDGYAWAENAGHTITELFPTEVPVTSSEPFIKSKTLQGLSLRDINLTVLNPKGKAIISHRMDMLFTHFGISGPAVLRCSQFVVKAMKKWNLKEVTMILDVLPDQKEEEIFQRIGKLVKSEPKKSIKNTLKGLVPERYLLFLIEQNGIDPSEQGGTISNEKIRSFAKSCKQFPIKVNGTLPLEKAFVTGGGVSVKEIEPQTMGSKLMNGLYFCGEILDVHGYTGGYNITSALVTGRLAGSNAALSAKKA; encoded by the coding sequence ATGGAATATGATATTATCGTAATCGGCGGCGGCCCATCAGGATTAATGGCAGCAATTGCTGCAGGTGAAAAAGGTGCAAAGGTACTGTTAATTGATAAAGGGGACAAGCTTGGCCGAAAGCTAGCGATTTCCGGCGGCGGACGTTGTAATGTGACAAATCGCCTGCCTGTCGAAGAAATAATTAAGCACTTGCCCGGGAATGGGAGGTTTTTATATAGTGCTTTTTCTATCTTTAGTAATGAAGATATTATTACGTTTTTTGAAAAACTGGGAGTTGCTTTAAAGGAAGAGGATCACGGAAGGATGTTCCCAGTTTCAAATAAAGCTCAATCAGTTGTTGATGCACTTTTAGAACAATTGGAAAAGCTAAAAGTAAAGATCTTTAAAAATTGTCCTGTTGCTGATGTCATCTATGAAAATGGACATGTTTCAGCTGTTATGTTAAAGGATGGACAAAAAATTGGCGCAAAGTCGATTGTGATTGCCGTTGGCGGAAAGTCTGTTCCCCATACAGGTTCGACCGGGGATGGCTATGCCTGGGCGGAAAATGCTGGACACACGATTACGGAGCTGTTCCCAACCGAAGTGCCCGTTACATCCAGTGAACCGTTTATTAAAAGTAAAACGCTGCAAGGACTCTCATTAAGAGACATTAATTTAACTGTATTAAATCCAAAAGGCAAGGCAATTATCTCTCATCGAATGGATATGCTGTTTACCCATTTTGGCATCAGCGGGCCTGCGGTTCTTCGCTGCAGCCAGTTTGTTGTGAAAGCGATGAAAAAATGGAATCTTAAAGAAGTAACAATGATCCTCGATGTCCTGCCAGATCAAAAGGAAGAAGAGATTTTTCAAAGAATCGGCAAACTTGTAAAAAGTGAGCCTAAGAAAAGTATTAAAAACACTTTAAAAGGACTAGTTCCTGAACGGTATCTACTATTCCTAATAGAACAAAATGGTATCGATCCATCTGAACAGGGCGGCACCATTTCTAATGAAAAAATTCGCAGTTTTGCAAAAAGCTGCAAGCAATTCCCAATCAAAGTAAATGGTACTCTTCCGCTCGAAAAAGCGTTTGTGACTGGCGGAGGCGTGTCAGTGAAAGAAATCGAACCGCAAACGATGGGTTCAAAATTAATGAATGGCTTATATTTTTGTGGTGAAATTCTAGATGTTCATGGTTACACTGGCGGATATAATATAACCTCTGCCCTTGTGACGGGGAGACTTGCAGGGTCTAATGCTGCCTTGTCTGCAAAAAAGGCCTGA
- a CDS encoding sporulation protein Cse60 produces MIQVKLFDREHEKDLEKEMNRFLRGIDEKSLLDIKYNVAAMTEEEEEEQIYCFSAMIIYKA; encoded by the coding sequence ATGATACAGGTTAAGCTATTTGACAGAGAACATGAGAAAGACTTGGAAAAGGAAATGAATCGGTTTTTAAGAGGAATAGATGAAAAGAGTCTGCTAGATATTAAATATAATGTAGCAGCGATGACCGAGGAGGAAGAGGAAGAACAGATTTATTGTTTTTCGGCGATGATTATTTACAAGGCCTGA
- a CDS encoding rhodanese-like domain-containing protein — protein MEEIQIITPEEVQKKLEEGVKLELVDVRENEEVASGMIQEAKHIRMGDIPANLDYFDKEKEYIFICRSGGRSANVCYYLQDQGYKVRNMVGGMMNWTGGTK, from the coding sequence ATGGAAGAGATTCAAATTATTACACCAGAAGAGGTACAAAAGAAGCTTGAGGAAGGGGTAAAACTTGAGCTTGTTGATGTAAGGGAAAATGAAGAGGTAGCATCAGGGATGATTCAAGAGGCAAAGCATATTCGAATGGGCGACATTCCTGCTAATCTTGACTACTTTGACAAGGAAAAAGAATACATTTTTATCTGCCGTTCAGGAGGCCGCAGTGCAAATGTCTGTTATTACCTTCAAGATCAGGGCTATAAAGTCCGTAACATGGTTGGCGGCATGATGAACTGGACTGGAGGAACGAAATAA
- the leuS gene encoding leucine--tRNA ligase translates to MSFDHQQIEKKWQKKWETEKTFKTSEEYDKRKFYALDMFPYPSGAGLHVGHPEGYTATDILSRLKRMQGYNVLHPMGWDAFGLPAEQYALDTGNDPAEFTEQNINTFRRQIKSLGFSYDWDREVNTTDPEYYKWTQWIFLKLWEKGLAYIDEVAVNWCPALGTVLANEEVIDGKSERGGHPVERRPMKQWMLKITAYGDRLLEDLEELDWPESLKEMQRNWIGRSEGAEVTFKIDGHDESFIVFTTRPDTLFGATYAVLAPEHAFVDKITTAEQREAVAAYLDKVKTKSDLERTDLAKEKTGVFTGAYAINPANGEKMPIWIADYVLVSYGTGAIMAVPAHDERDYEFAKEFGLTIKPVVAGGNVEKEAFTGDGEHINSDFLNGLNKEDAISKMISWLEEKGIGTKKVTFRLRDWLFSRQRYWGEPIPIIHWEDDTMTAVPEDQLPLTLPKTEDIKPSGTGESPLANIADWVNVVDPETGKKGRRETNTMPQWAGSCWYYLRYIDPKNSEALASAEKLNHWLPVDIYIGGAEHAVLHLLYARFWHKFLYDIGVVPTKEPFQKLFNQGMILGEGNEKMSKSKGNVVNPDDIIESHGADTLRLYEMFMGPLDASIAWSTNGLDGSRRFLDRIWRLFVEENGELNPKIQPNEEASNLEKVYHQTVKKVTEDYEGLRFNTAISQMMVFINEAYKATVLPKDYVEGFVKMLAPVSPHIAEELWEKLGHSGTISYEAWPAYDEAKLVDEEVEIVIQVNGKVKTKLMVPTNVSKEALEGIAMDDDRVKEQIEGKTIRKVITVPGKLVNIVAN, encoded by the coding sequence ATGAGTTTTGACCATCAACAAATCGAAAAAAAATGGCAAAAGAAATGGGAAACAGAAAAAACATTCAAAACAAGTGAAGAATATGATAAACGAAAATTCTATGCATTAGATATGTTCCCATATCCATCAGGGGCAGGTCTTCACGTTGGACACCCTGAAGGATATACGGCAACCGATATCCTTTCACGTTTAAAGCGGATGCAGGGATATAACGTGCTTCACCCCATGGGCTGGGATGCATTCGGACTGCCAGCGGAACAGTACGCATTAGATACTGGTAACGACCCGGCAGAATTTACCGAGCAAAATATCAACACCTTCCGCAGACAAATTAAATCACTAGGTTTCTCGTATGATTGGGATCGTGAAGTTAACACGACAGATCCTGAATACTATAAATGGACTCAGTGGATTTTCTTAAAGCTGTGGGAAAAGGGACTTGCCTATATTGATGAGGTAGCAGTAAACTGGTGCCCGGCACTTGGAACCGTTTTGGCAAACGAAGAAGTTATTGACGGTAAAAGTGAACGAGGCGGCCATCCGGTTGAGCGCCGTCCGATGAAGCAATGGATGTTAAAAATTACTGCCTATGGTGACCGTTTGCTTGAAGATTTAGAGGAGCTTGACTGGCCGGAAAGCTTGAAAGAAATGCAGCGAAACTGGATTGGCCGCTCTGAAGGGGCAGAAGTAACCTTCAAAATTGATGGCCATGATGAATCCTTCATCGTTTTCACAACCCGTCCTGATACATTATTCGGTGCAACCTATGCAGTATTGGCTCCTGAACATGCATTTGTTGATAAAATTACAACAGCTGAACAGCGCGAAGCCGTTGCTGCATATTTAGATAAAGTTAAAACGAAAAGCGATCTTGAGCGTACTGATCTAGCAAAAGAAAAAACAGGTGTATTTACTGGTGCGTATGCCATAAATCCGGCAAATGGCGAAAAAATGCCAATCTGGATTGCTGATTATGTATTAGTAAGCTACGGAACTGGTGCGATTATGGCCGTTCCTGCTCACGATGAACGCGATTATGAATTTGCGAAAGAATTCGGGCTGACTATTAAGCCAGTTGTTGCGGGCGGCAATGTGGAAAAAGAAGCCTTTACCGGTGATGGCGAACACATCAATTCCGATTTCTTAAATGGATTAAATAAAGAAGATGCGATTTCAAAAATGATTTCCTGGTTAGAGGAAAAAGGGATTGGAACCAAGAAAGTAACGTTCCGGTTACGTGATTGGTTATTCAGCCGCCAGCGTTACTGGGGTGAGCCGATTCCAATTATCCATTGGGAAGATGATACGATGACAGCTGTACCGGAAGATCAGCTACCATTGACATTACCAAAAACGGAGGATATTAAACCATCTGGAACAGGCGAATCGCCACTTGCCAATATTGCTGATTGGGTAAACGTCGTTGATCCGGAAACAGGCAAAAAAGGCCGCCGCGAAACGAATACAATGCCGCAATGGGCAGGCAGCTGCTGGTACTATTTACGTTATATTGATCCAAAAAACAGCGAAGCACTGGCTTCTGCTGAAAAATTAAATCACTGGCTACCTGTTGATATTTACATTGGCGGTGCCGAGCATGCCGTGCTTCACTTGCTATATGCCCGTTTCTGGCATAAATTTTTGTATGATATCGGTGTAGTTCCAACAAAAGAGCCATTCCAAAAGTTATTTAACCAAGGAATGATTTTAGGTGAAGGCAATGAGAAAATGAGTAAATCAAAAGGAAATGTCGTCAATCCTGATGATATAATCGAGAGTCATGGTGCCGATACGCTTCGCTTGTATGAAATGTTTATGGGCCCTCTTGATGCCTCTATTGCTTGGTCGACAAATGGTTTGGACGGTTCCCGTCGCTTCCTTGATCGAATCTGGCGATTATTTGTTGAGGAAAATGGTGAATTAAATCCGAAAATCCAGCCAAATGAAGAAGCATCGAATTTGGAAAAGGTCTACCATCAAACTGTGAAAAAGGTTACCGAGGATTATGAAGGATTGAGATTTAACACTGCTATATCACAAATGATGGTCTTCATTAATGAAGCCTATAAAGCAACAGTCCTACCTAAGGATTATGTTGAAGGATTCGTTAAAATGCTTGCACCTGTTAGTCCACATATCGCTGAAGAGCTTTGGGAAAAGCTAGGACACAGCGGCACGATTTCCTATGAGGCATGGCCTGCATATGATGAAGCAAAATTAGTCGATGAGGAAGTCGAAATTGTGATTCAAGTAAACGGTAAGGTAAAGACTAAGTTAATGGTACCGACTAATGTCAGCAAAGAAGCATTGGAAGGAATCGCGATGGATGATGACCGTGTGAAGGAACAAATCGAAGGAAAAACGATTCGTAAAGTCATCACAGTACCGGGTAAATTAGTTAATATCGTAGCTAATTAA
- the cstA gene encoding carbon starvation protein CstA, protein MNAVSIVIGSICILMIAYRLYGTFMAVKVLKLDDSKPTPAHELNDGKDYVPTNKWVTFGHHFAAIAAAGPLVGPILAAQFGYLPGLLWLLIGAVIGGAVHDAVVLYASMRKKGKSLSEVAKDELGPVAGFCTGLAMLFIITITMAGLSMVVLHALENNPWGTFSVGITIPIAMGVGIFYKKTGNLKLTSTIGFILVMVGVFVGPSIQNTILGDWLTLDTKTLAIILPIYAFFAAALPIWLLLAPRDYLSSFMKIGVFIALIIGVFIINPTIQMPAFTKFTQGGGPVIGGPVWPFISITIACGAISGFHAFVGSGTTPKMLDRWSDIKVVGFGAMLVECVVGIMALIAATALHPADYFAINSTPEVFKTLGMHVDQLPKLAKEIGIDLEGRTGGAVTLAVGMTYVFTEIPWFAKLSSYFFQFVIMFEAVFILTAIDSGTRVARYLIQDFFGEFYKPLKKTDWLPGSIFASALACFMWGYLLFSGDIGSVWALFGVSNQLMASIGLIVGATVILKIADKRWYMLTCLVPLSYLFVTVNYAGYWMVKNVYLNQAAAGYSVLNGVLSIIMLVLGIIILVAAIKKWTTMWNSPRFQLGTKAA, encoded by the coding sequence ATGAATGCGGTTTCTATTGTAATTGGCTCTATTTGTATTTTAATGATTGCTTATCGTTTATATGGGACATTTATGGCGGTAAAAGTATTAAAATTAGATGATTCAAAGCCGACACCTGCACACGAATTAAATGATGGAAAGGACTATGTTCCAACCAATAAATGGGTTACTTTCGGACATCACTTTGCGGCTATCGCTGCTGCAGGCCCGCTTGTTGGTCCAATTCTGGCAGCACAATTCGGCTATTTGCCAGGTTTACTCTGGCTATTGATTGGTGCTGTTATTGGTGGAGCAGTTCATGATGCTGTTGTCCTTTATGCATCTATGCGAAAAAAGGGAAAATCTTTATCTGAAGTAGCAAAAGACGAATTAGGTCCCGTCGCAGGTTTTTGTACTGGACTTGCCATGCTATTCATTATAACTATTACAATGGCCGGGCTTTCCATGGTTGTTCTCCATGCACTCGAAAACAACCCATGGGGTACGTTTTCTGTAGGAATTACGATACCGATTGCAATGGGGGTAGGAATTTTTTATAAAAAAACAGGCAATCTAAAATTGACATCAACCATTGGGTTTATTCTTGTCATGGTTGGAGTGTTTGTTGGTCCATCGATACAGAATACAATCTTGGGTGATTGGCTTACGTTAGATACAAAGACATTGGCTATAATTCTACCAATTTATGCTTTCTTTGCTGCGGCATTGCCTATATGGCTCTTGCTTGCCCCGCGAGATTACTTAAGCAGTTTTATGAAGATTGGTGTTTTTATTGCACTGATCATTGGGGTTTTCATTATTAATCCAACGATTCAGATGCCGGCTTTTACTAAATTTACGCAAGGTGGCGGTCCAGTTATTGGAGGACCTGTTTGGCCATTTATCTCAATTACCATTGCTTGCGGTGCCATTTCTGGTTTCCATGCATTTGTCGGTTCAGGGACAACACCTAAAATGTTGGATCGATGGTCAGATATCAAGGTTGTTGGATTTGGCGCGATGTTAGTAGAGTGTGTCGTAGGAATTATGGCGTTAATTGCTGCAACAGCGCTACATCCTGCGGACTATTTTGCGATTAACTCAACACCAGAAGTATTCAAAACATTGGGAATGCATGTGGATCAATTACCAAAGCTAGCGAAGGAAATTGGGATTGACCTTGAAGGAAGAACAGGCGGTGCTGTGACTTTAGCTGTAGGGATGACCTATGTTTTCACCGAAATTCCCTGGTTTGCGAAATTATCGTCTTACTTCTTTCAGTTTGTAATTATGTTTGAAGCGGTTTTTATTTTAACAGCGATTGATTCTGGAACACGTGTAGCCCGCTATTTGATTCAAGATTTCTTTGGTGAGTTCTATAAACCATTGAAAAAGACAGATTGGCTTCCAGGATCGATTTTTGCAAGTGCTTTAGCTTGCTTTATGTGGGGCTATTTACTCTTCTCAGGCGATATCGGATCTGTTTGGGCACTATTTGGCGTATCCAACCAATTGATGGCATCTATCGGTCTCATCGTCGGTGCAACTGTTATACTAAAAATTGCCGACAAACGCTGGTACATGCTAACCTGTTTAGTGCCACTTTCCTATTTATTTGTTACCGTTAACTATGCAGGCTATTGGATGGTGAAGAATGTTTACCTCAATCAAGCAGCTGCCGGTTACAGTGTATTGAATGGTGTCTTATCAATTATTATGTTAGTACTCGGTATCATCATATTGGTGGCAGCAATTAAGAAATGGACAACGATGTGGAATTCTCCACGTTTCCAATTGGGAACAAAAGCTGCATAA
- a CDS encoding LytTR family transcriptional regulator DNA-binding domain-containing protein, with translation MLKVFIVDDEPLARDELSYLLKRSKQVEIAGEADNVEAALEKMVVLDIDVIFLDIQLADESGIEIANRMNQLEYPPLIVFATAYDEYALKAFELNAADYILKPFDEKRVQQTIEKLYKLAGNKKQKISLPSRQQSYANERTEKLAVSVDEKIVLVNINEILYVATQEGKTMIATEKQKYWLSDSLVTFERKLQHTPIIRVHRAYLVSIDAIVEIEPWFNSTYNLIMKDGEKVPVSRTYTKDLKQLLDF, from the coding sequence GTGTTAAAGGTATTTATTGTGGATGACGAACCGCTTGCGAGGGATGAGCTTTCTTATCTACTTAAGCGCAGCAAACAGGTGGAAATTGCAGGAGAGGCTGATAATGTCGAAGCTGCATTAGAAAAAATGGTAGTTCTTGATATTGATGTGATTTTTTTAGATATTCAGCTAGCCGATGAAAGTGGGATCGAAATTGCAAATAGAATGAATCAATTGGAATACCCTCCACTGATCGTATTTGCAACTGCATATGATGAATATGCTCTTAAGGCTTTTGAGCTAAATGCTGCTGATTATATTTTAAAACCTTTTGATGAAAAACGGGTGCAGCAAACAATTGAAAAGCTTTACAAGCTAGCCGGTAATAAAAAACAAAAAATATCGCTACCATCAAGGCAGCAATCTTACGCAAACGAGCGAACTGAAAAACTAGCTGTTTCTGTTGATGAAAAAATAGTTCTCGTGAATATAAACGAAATCCTCTATGTTGCTACTCAAGAGGGAAAAACGATGATTGCCACGGAAAAACAAAAGTATTGGTTAAGCGATTCATTGGTTACATTTGAACGGAAGCTCCAGCATACTCCAATCATTCGCGTTCATCGGGCGTATTTAGTTAGTATTGATGCGATCGTTGAGATTGAGCCATGGTTTAATTCAACCTATAATTTGATTATGAAGGATGGTGAAAAGGTTCCAGTAAGTAGAACCTATACAAAAGATTTAAAACAACTGCTTGATTTTTAA